A section of the Subtercola frigoramans genome encodes:
- the typA gene encoding translational GTPase TypA: protein MASATRDDLRNVAIVAHVDHGKTTLVDAMLKQTNSFDAHFEGEDRMMDSNDLEREKGITILAKNTSVLYSGKHANGKNIVINVIDTPGHADFGGEVERGLSMVDGVVLLVDASEGPLPQTRFVLRKALEANLPVILLVNKTDRPDARIDEVIAESQDLLLGLASDMSDDHPDLDLDAVLDVPIVYASGRAGAASNNKPENGTLPDNDDLEPLFEAILKHVPAPVYDDEHPLQAHVTNLDASPFLGRLALLRIFNGHIKKGQQVAWVRHDGSVQNVKLTELLITKALTRFPTETAGPGDIVAIAGIEEITIGDTISDPEDVRPLPIITVDDPAISMTIGTNTSPMIGRTKGSKVTARMVKDRLDRELVGNVSLKVVDIGRPDAWEVQGRGELALAILVEQMRREGFELTVGKPQVVTKQVNGKTHEPFEHLTVDAPEEFLGAITQLLASRKGMMETMQNHGTGWVRMEFIVPSRGLIGFRTEFLTTTRGTGIANAISHGYGPWAGPIVTRNNGSIVADRSGVVTPFAIVNLQERMSFFVEPTQEVYEGMVIGENSRADDMDVNITKEKQLTNMRQSTSDTFERMTPSRKLTLEESLEFAREDECVEVTPEWVRIRKVELSAQARQRSASRVKSQNANA from the coding sequence ATGGCGTCAGCCACCCGCGATGACCTACGTAACGTAGCCATTGTTGCCCACGTCGACCACGGCAAGACCACGCTTGTCGACGCGATGCTCAAGCAGACCAACTCCTTCGACGCCCACTTCGAGGGCGAAGACCGCATGATGGACTCGAATGACCTGGAACGCGAAAAGGGCATCACCATCCTCGCGAAGAACACCTCGGTGCTCTACAGCGGAAAGCACGCGAATGGCAAGAACATTGTCATCAACGTGATCGACACCCCGGGCCACGCCGACTTCGGCGGTGAGGTCGAGCGCGGCCTCTCCATGGTCGACGGTGTTGTGCTGCTCGTCGACGCTTCTGAGGGCCCGCTGCCGCAGACGCGCTTCGTGCTGCGCAAGGCGCTCGAGGCGAACCTCCCGGTCATCCTGCTGGTCAACAAGACAGACCGGCCGGATGCCCGGATCGACGAGGTCATCGCCGAGAGCCAGGACCTGTTGCTCGGCCTCGCCTCTGACATGTCAGATGATCACCCCGACCTCGATCTCGATGCCGTGCTCGACGTGCCCATCGTCTATGCCTCGGGCCGTGCCGGCGCCGCGTCGAACAACAAGCCCGAGAACGGTACGCTGCCCGACAACGACGACCTCGAGCCCCTCTTCGAGGCAATCCTGAAGCACGTTCCAGCGCCCGTCTACGATGACGAGCACCCGCTGCAGGCGCACGTCACCAACCTCGACGCTTCCCCGTTCCTCGGGCGCCTCGCGCTGCTTCGCATCTTCAACGGCCACATCAAGAAGGGCCAGCAGGTCGCCTGGGTGCGCCACGATGGTTCCGTTCAGAACGTCAAGCTCACCGAACTGCTCATCACGAAGGCTCTCACCCGCTTTCCGACGGAGACGGCCGGCCCCGGTGACATCGTCGCCATCGCCGGTATCGAGGAGATCACCATCGGTGACACGATCAGTGACCCCGAAGACGTGCGCCCCCTGCCGATCATCACGGTCGACGACCCTGCCATCTCGATGACGATCGGCACGAACACGTCGCCGATGATCGGCCGCACCAAGGGCTCGAAGGTCACCGCCCGCATGGTGAAGGATCGCCTCGACCGCGAGCTGGTCGGTAACGTCTCGCTGAAGGTCGTCGACATCGGTCGCCCTGACGCGTGGGAGGTTCAGGGCCGTGGAGAACTCGCCCTCGCCATCCTCGTGGAGCAGATGCGCCGCGAAGGCTTCGAACTCACCGTCGGCAAGCCGCAGGTGGTCACCAAGCAGGTCAACGGCAAGACCCACGAACCGTTCGAGCACCTCACGGTCGACGCGCCCGAGGAATTCCTCGGCGCGATCACCCAGCTTCTCGCCTCGCGCAAGGGCATGATGGAGACCATGCAGAACCACGGCACCGGCTGGGTTCGCATGGAGTTCATCGTTCCGTCCCGTGGGCTCATCGGGTTCCGCACCGAGTTCCTCACCACGACGCGTGGTACCGGCATCGCCAACGCGATCTCGCACGGCTACGGCCCCTGGGCCGGACCGATCGTCACCCGCAACAACGGCTCGATCGTCGCAGACCGCTCGGGTGTTGTCACGCCGTTCGCCATCGTCAACCTGCAGGAGCGCATGTCGTTCTTCGTGGAACCGACGCAGGAGGTCTACGAAGGCATGGTCATCGGCGAGAACTCGCGCGCCGACGACATGGATGTGAACATCACCAAGGAGAAGCAGCTCACCAACATGCGCCAGTCGACGTCTGACACGTTCGAGCGCATGACCCCCTCGCGCAAGCTGACCCTCGAAGAGAGCCTCGAATTCGCTCGCGAAGACGAGTGCGTCGAGGTCACGCCCGAGTGGGTGCGCATCCGCAAGGTCGAGCTCTCGGCTCAGGCCCGCCAGCGCAGCGCGAGCCGCGTCAAGAGCCAGAACGCAAACGCCTAA
- a CDS encoding bifunctional 3'-5' exonuclease/DNA polymerase, translated as MYVVVSPAGPEGYALSFLDDSGEEEQQGEVVADDELGEAVEAIELESPRWVWHDTATTYPRMLIAGVRVERCHDLRLTRALLRSSSLTASTGLAMSPPGRWDEAITSTGPAAARQPSGNELSFTDGSGSDDDDSGAAGSGAAGSGAAGSAQLTVDEFRLQLETVRAATEPNRLRLLIAAESAGALIAAEMTHAGLPWREDVHDSLLTELLGPRVAAGLRPARLEQLATIIQHELGSPGLNTDSPAEVLRALRAAGLTVETTRSWELQALEHPVIEPLLEYKKLSRLLSANGWSWMEAWVSDGRFSPEYVPGGVVSGRWVTRGGGALQLPKQVRRAVTADEGWKLVVADAAQLEPRILAGVSGDLIMARAGQGTDLYAGIVASGAVENRAQAKVAMLGAMYGATTGESGRLLPRLARAFPAALAFVEDAARAGERGEIVTSRLGRSSPRPGEDWWEAQAAAREGAGSERDRQHARQQARDWGRFTRNFVVQASAADWALCWMADLRRRLSYLGAAALRTAAPGTAALETAALETTAFGTTAESGRALEPFRSVPHLVFFLHDEVIVHAPEFQAEAVAEALRAAATSATTLLFGGFPLTVPLDVSIVDSYADAV; from the coding sequence ATGTACGTCGTCGTTTCTCCCGCCGGCCCCGAGGGGTACGCGCTGTCGTTCCTCGACGACTCCGGCGAAGAAGAGCAGCAGGGCGAAGTCGTCGCAGACGACGAACTGGGCGAGGCCGTCGAGGCGATCGAGCTCGAGTCCCCGCGCTGGGTCTGGCACGACACAGCCACGACGTACCCACGCATGCTCATCGCAGGCGTACGCGTCGAACGCTGTCACGACCTTCGACTGACGAGGGCGCTGTTGAGGTCATCGAGCCTGACAGCCAGCACGGGCCTGGCAATGTCTCCTCCCGGAAGGTGGGACGAGGCGATCACCTCGACGGGACCGGCAGCTGCGCGTCAGCCCTCAGGAAATGAACTGAGTTTCACTGATGGATCGGGCAGCGACGACGATGACAGTGGAGCCGCTGGCAGTGGAGCCGCTGGCAGTGGAGCCGCTGGCTCAGCGCAGCTCACGGTCGACGAGTTTCGGCTCCAGCTCGAGACCGTCAGGGCCGCCACCGAGCCGAACCGCCTGCGCCTTCTCATTGCAGCCGAATCGGCCGGGGCTCTGATCGCTGCGGAGATGACCCATGCCGGTCTGCCCTGGCGCGAAGACGTGCACGACTCCCTGCTCACGGAGCTTCTCGGCCCCCGGGTTGCGGCCGGTCTTCGCCCGGCCCGTCTCGAACAGCTGGCCACGATCATCCAACACGAACTTGGCTCGCCGGGCCTCAACACCGACTCTCCTGCCGAGGTACTCAGGGCGCTCAGGGCAGCCGGGCTCACGGTCGAGACGACGCGGTCGTGGGAACTGCAGGCGCTCGAGCATCCGGTGATCGAACCCCTGCTGGAATACAAGAAGCTCTCGCGACTGCTGAGCGCCAATGGATGGTCGTGGATGGAGGCGTGGGTCAGCGACGGCCGATTCTCTCCCGAATACGTGCCGGGCGGAGTCGTCTCCGGCCGCTGGGTAACGCGTGGGGGTGGCGCCCTCCAACTGCCGAAACAGGTGCGGCGGGCAGTCACTGCCGACGAGGGATGGAAGCTCGTGGTGGCCGATGCCGCCCAGCTCGAGCCGCGAATCCTCGCCGGCGTCTCTGGAGATCTCATCATGGCTCGCGCAGGCCAGGGAACAGACCTGTATGCCGGAATCGTCGCGAGCGGGGCCGTCGAGAATCGCGCACAGGCCAAGGTGGCGATGCTCGGGGCGATGTACGGCGCCACGACGGGCGAGAGTGGTCGGCTGCTGCCACGACTGGCACGGGCGTTTCCTGCAGCCCTCGCGTTCGTTGAAGACGCCGCCCGGGCCGGCGAACGCGGCGAGATCGTGACGTCGAGGCTCGGCAGGAGTTCACCCCGGCCCGGTGAAGACTGGTGGGAGGCACAGGCTGCGGCTAGGGAAGGAGCCGGATCGGAGCGCGACCGGCAACATGCGCGTCAACAGGCGCGCGACTGGGGCAGATTCACCCGCAACTTCGTCGTGCAGGCCAGTGCGGCCGACTGGGCGCTCTGCTGGATGGCCGACCTGCGGCGGCGCCTCAGTTATCTCGGAGCGGCTGCCCTCAGAACAGCCGCCCCCGGAACCGCGGCTCTTGAAACAGCGGCTCTTGAAACCACGGCTTTTGGAACGACGGCTGAATCGGGCCGGGCCCTCGAACCCTTCAGATCGGTGCCGCACCTGGTGTTCTTCCTCCACGACGAGGTGATCGTGCATGCGCCGGAGTTCCAGGCGGAGGCTGTTGCTGAAGCCCTGCGCGCTGCTGCGACCAGCGCAACGACGCTGCTCTTCGGCGGATTCCCGCTGACAGTACCGCTCGACGTCTCCATCGTCGACTCATACGCCGACGCGGTGTGA